A genome region from Rhizobium sp. NXC14 includes the following:
- a CDS encoding SDR family oxidoreductase, giving the protein MSKTILITGAGSGFGKAAAIGMARNGHKIIATCQVSPMVTAMREEVAKLDLGGRIRVERLDLTDPYDIKQAQGWDFDVLWNNAGQGEPGPVWEIPVDLVRRNFEMNVFLPLTLTQGVVQRWIREGKHKGKKVVFTSSMGGLFTPANWGTYVSTKHALESIAEALQQELAAYGIKIQTINPGAYYTGYNETMADNPFRWMDDSKNFTKRADLRKGFDDFFATPEGKMDPKEMIDRMIEIVPADTGKFRNVCPKVIEDMLRDHQLKAWEAQI; this is encoded by the coding sequence ATGTCCAAGACCATTCTCATCACTGGCGCTGGTTCAGGCTTCGGCAAGGCGGCAGCCATCGGCATGGCCCGGAACGGCCACAAGATCATCGCGACCTGCCAAGTCTCGCCAATGGTAACTGCCATGCGCGAGGAAGTGGCGAAGCTAGATCTCGGTGGACGCATCCGGGTCGAGCGGCTCGACCTCACGGATCCGTACGACATCAAGCAGGCCCAGGGATGGGACTTCGACGTCCTCTGGAACAATGCCGGACAGGGAGAGCCGGGTCCGGTCTGGGAAATCCCAGTCGACCTTGTCCGCCGCAACTTCGAAATGAACGTCTTCCTTCCGCTGACGCTCACGCAGGGCGTGGTCCAGCGCTGGATCCGCGAGGGCAAGCATAAGGGAAAGAAGGTTGTGTTCACGTCCTCAATGGGCGGCCTGTTCACGCCGGCGAACTGGGGCACCTACGTCTCTACGAAGCATGCGCTGGAATCCATTGCCGAGGCCCTGCAGCAGGAACTCGCCGCCTACGGGATCAAGATCCAGACCATCAATCCCGGCGCCTACTATACGGGCTACAACGAGACCATGGCCGACAATCCGTTCCGCTGGATGGACGACAGCAAGAACTTCACCAAGCGTGCCGATCTCCGAAAAGGCTTCGACGACTTCTTCGCGACACCTGAAGGCAAGATGGATCCCAAGGAAATGATCGATCGCATGATCGAGATCGTTCCGGCTGATACGGGCAAGTTCCGGAACGTATGCCCGAAGGTCATCGAGGACATGCTGAGGGATCACCAGCTCAAAGCCTGGGAAGCTCAGATCTAG
- a CDS encoding oxidoreductase, which produces MKTWFITGASRGFGARIAKLALERGDNVVATARSAGSITDNFGERRCLFAAALDVTSEEQAREAARQALERFGSIDVLLNNAGFGLVGAVEEASAEEVERLYRTNVFGLLNVTRAVLPQMRVQRSGRILNISSIGGYRAGAGFGVYCSTKFAVEGLSEALHAELQPLGIHVTAIEPGYFRTDFLDSSSLSASGNRIRDYDGTAGAVRERAASLNHNQPGDPEKFARQVVAFADTDQPPVRMPFGSDTVAAIEAKHTSDAEIIAEWRNVSVSTDF; this is translated from the coding sequence ATGAAGACATGGTTCATAACCGGAGCATCCCGCGGGTTCGGCGCCCGCATTGCGAAGCTTGCACTTGAACGTGGTGACAACGTCGTCGCGACTGCCCGCAGTGCAGGATCGATCACGGATAACTTTGGAGAACGGCGCTGTCTGTTCGCGGCCGCACTGGATGTGACGAGCGAAGAACAGGCGCGAGAGGCAGCCCGACAGGCCCTCGAGCGTTTCGGCAGCATAGACGTGCTCCTGAACAACGCGGGATTCGGTCTCGTTGGCGCGGTCGAGGAAGCCAGCGCAGAAGAAGTTGAACGTCTCTATCGCACGAACGTCTTCGGTCTGCTGAACGTCACGCGTGCTGTCCTCCCACAAATGCGGGTGCAGAGATCCGGACGCATCCTCAACATCTCGTCGATCGGCGGCTACCGCGCCGGCGCAGGATTCGGCGTCTACTGCTCCACGAAGTTCGCTGTCGAAGGACTATCGGAGGCGCTCCACGCGGAGCTGCAACCGTTGGGAATCCACGTGACCGCGATCGAACCCGGCTACTTTCGGACGGACTTCCTCGACTCCAGCTCGCTCTCTGCCAGCGGCAATCGGATCCGAGACTATGATGGAACGGCGGGTGCCGTCCGCGAACGCGCGGCGTCGCTCAATCACAACCAGCCAGGGGATCCGGAAAAGTTCGCTCGGCAGGTCGTCGCCTTTGCGGACACCGATCAGCCACCGGTCCGCATGCCATTCGGAAGCGACACGGTAGCTGCGATCGAAGCGAAACACACGTCAGATGCCGAGATCATCGCTGAATGGCGCAATGTATCGGTCTCCACGGACTTCTGA